In Tubulanus polymorphus chromosome 8, tnTubPoly1.2, whole genome shotgun sequence, one genomic interval encodes:
- the LOC141910020 gene encoding uncharacterized protein LOC141910020: MKRLSINKYAGDPKIKEMVVASTRSRRENEKLKKKDINYVISEFRRVSKDGPEYVCSVCHRLLFRNQVKDLIENNYTTHGPTHAEIAQKCITNTYLHVCNEDCPTPCTLKTEPSIKQWICHNCHHKLLMAKIPCEAACNNLQLDRVPRELSHLNPLEEHLIAINIPFIKMIALPRQGQHGCHGPVVCVPSDVKKTTTILPRDSSDDQMMKVKLKRKLTYKGHYQYQFVDQKKIMDALTTLKSINKHYRDIELNQDWTNCLEKIDEESESEVLSTDKSSSNIDESCVNSLPTAKSEADKETNGTDSQEETEAENLHEMYMNSCLQPIDIGQEILDAHFNDILCPAPAENNSPIQILTDKENEAKSFPTLFPTGRFTYHAVRDERITLARYLHTRLMNADPRFSRNTDFIFYSQFLSEINQVASNVSIALRKGVKDSTRQFHVGLDSLRNLKDVNDIFKYNDGYKFLKPIRGTPPFWQAAQKDLLAMVRQLGVPTFFVSFSAAEMRWNEHLEAIMRIDGCNKPVSELSWSEKCGILRRNPVTAARIFDHRFHTFLNDVIKSPAQPIGEIQDFFYRVEFQMRGSPHVHALIWVKDAPKSGIDDDANVTSFVDRYITCKLPDDSEDPELHETVTSVQMHSKRHSKTCRKKGTKCRFNFPKNPSLQTFLTQEKYEPPPPPSTDESNNEEPLNEQIEAASNAMSPDQAKEILQKVWELMNKEDTDLSTTESLYRSIGITQDMFEEAYRCLSRKSSVVLKREPNECWVNQYNPALLRAWQANMDIQYVTDAFACVVYIVSYISKSEREMGLLLEHTRAEAADNNQSAKQAMKSLGSTYLHNREVSAQEAVYRVCNLKMKQGSRKVQFIPTGDNIIKLSKPLSVLQSKSADHDLTDDDVWMTGIVERYQNRPDDEEFEQMCLAQFCSEYRILAKSQVNNSSIALKNESGYIRKRTNTAPAVVRYARFSKTKQPEKHYQTSLQLFLPYRQDEQLKPPGFETFEVFYETGHVCLGSAPLTAVKHIVDKHRSWFEADIETFDMAQEMLNTNDEYEDAWAQIAPECEHERHEAIAESQPNTHDDNENDPNDIPDLQYTAEKKSPGNYAIENSNAALSKDAAWKLIRSLNNQQKEVFYKLRQWCIDIRNGHNPKPFHIFLTGGAGTGKSHLIKAIKYEASRILAPTAENPDDVTVCLTAPTGVAAYNIGATTIHNTFAINIGAKLPYVPLSDDKISELRVKFNSLQIVIIDEISMVDHKMLGYVHGRLRQIKQCPDYSPFGNVSVIAVGDFYQLPPVKGKPLYSPPDNGVDLWTNVFEIVELQEIMRQKGGEFAAMLNRLRSKKKEDMLSDTDDATLKARVTGETNATALGIYSTNNQVDDVNTAMLTENCTNIVEIAAHDLTKDPRTGRLIKKVNYHISNKSLSSAKSLLLAYNARVMLTKNINVSDGLVNGVLGTVSHISFDDDMECTTIYVIFDDKKIGKELRNTSNVSNVPENSTPIVRVEESAMKNKGVRRQFPLKLAWACTVHKVQGVTAQNAVVSLKKIFSPGQADVALSRVTSIEGLILEDYSPKAIFCNELIKPSVENMTPFIQTENDLCNDCTLTMALHNTEGLPAHYNDIANDERLSGIDYICVTETWLTDDHNSVDIQGYNFHHQTRSMSYDIDHEMVTQIHGGVGIYAKLTSDYDQIPLQTKNIECMAIKDHKSGIAFAVIYRPPSYNVTPFKIALRDVICEIRSHSDQIAIVGDFNENVLVSSSVANMLETFGYVQCVTMPTTNAGTLVDHVYVTGFARPHIHIVPTFYSHHDIVSLGFL; the protein is encoded by the coding sequence ATGAAAAGACTAAGCATCAACAAGTATGCAGGTGATCCTAAAATCAAGGAAATGGTTGTTGCTTCCACAAGATCACgtcgtgaaaatgaaaaattgaaaaagaaagacaTCAACTATGTGATCAGTGAATTTCGACGTGTATCTAAAGACGGTCCTGAATATGTCTGCTCTGTGTGTCATCGACTCTTGTTCAGAAATCAAGTTAAagatcttattgaaaacaattaCACTACTCATGGACCTACACATGCTGAAATTGCTCAAAAATGTATAACAAATACATATCTACATGTCTGCAATGAAGATTGTCCAACACCATGCACCTTGAAAACTGAACCATCAATTAAGCAGTGGATTTGTCACAATTGTCATCATAAGTTATTGATGGCTAAGATACCATGTGAGGCTGCTTGCAATAATTTGCAGTTAGATAGAGTTCCAAGAGAATTATCACATCTGAATCCACTGGAGGAGCATCTTATTGCGATAAACATTCCATTCATTAAGATGATTGCTTTGCCGAGGCAAGGACAGCATGGTTGTCATGGGCCTGTTGTATGTGTGCCAAGTGATGTTAAAAAAACTACTACAATATTACCTCGTGATTCATCTGATGATCAAATGATGAAAGTTAAATTGAAACGCAAACTCACGTACAAGGGTCACTATCAGTATCAGTTTGTTgaccagaaaaaaatcatggaTGCTCTTACCactttaaaatcaattaacaAACACTATCGTGACATTGAACTGAACCAAGACTGGACCAATTGTcttgaaaaaattgatgaaGAATCAGAATCTGAAGTGCTCTCAACTGATAAATCGTCGTCCAATATAGATGAAAGCTGTGTGAATTCCTTACCTACTGCTAAGAGTGAAGCAGATAAGGAAACAAATGGAACTGATTCACAGGAAGAAACCGAGGCAGAAAATCTACACGAAATGTATATGAATTCATGTCTACAACCAATTGATATTGGTCAAGAAATTCTTGATGCACactttaatgatattttgtgtCCGGCACCAGCTGAAAATAACAGCCCAATACAAATATTAACCGACAAAGAAAATGAAGCCAAATCATTCCCCACATTGTTTCCTACTGGAAGATTCACTTATCATGCTGTTCGTGATGAAAGAATCACTCTCGCACGATATTTACATACCCGATTGATGAACGCTGATCCAAGATTCTCTCGAAATACTgactttattttctattcacaATTTTTGTCAGAAATTAATCAGGTTGCATCAAATGTATCGATAGCGCTACGAAAAGGAGTGAAAGATAGCACTCGGCAATTTCATGTCGGATTGGATAGTCTAAGAAATCTCAAAGACGTGAATGATATCTTCAAGTATAATGATGGCTACAAGTTTTTGAAACCAATACGAGGAACACCACCATTCTGGCAGGCTGCTCAAAAAGACTTATTGGCTATGGTTCGGCAATTAGGTGTCCCTACATTTTTTGTGTCATTTTCAGCCGCTGAAATGAGATGGAATGAACATTTAGAAGCTATAATGCGAATCGATGGATGCAATAAACCAGTTAGTGAATTGTCATGGTCTGAGAAATGTGGTATTTTGAGACGCAATCCTGTCACTGCTGCACGCATTTTTGATCACAGATTTCATACATTCCTTAATGATGTTATCAAATCCCCAGCGCAACCTATTGGTGAAATTCAAGACTTTTTTTATCGAGTAGAATTCCAGATGAGAGGCAGCCCACATGTACATGCACTGATATGGGTAAAAGACGCACCGAAATCAGGAATTGATGACGACGCTAATGTCACCTCGTTTGTAGATCGATATATCACCTGTAAATTACCTGATGATTCTGAGGATCCTGAATTACATGAAACTGTAACCAGTGTCCAAATGCACAGCAAAAGACACTCAAAAACATGCCGCAAGAAAGGTACTAAATGTAGGTTTAATTTCCCAAAGAATCcttcattacaaacatttttgacTCAAGAAAAATACGAACCCCCACCACCACCAAGTACTGATGAATCGaataatgaagaaccattaaatgaacaaattgagGCAGCTAGCAATGCAATGAGTCCCGATCAAGCGAAAGAAATATTACAGAAAGTGTGGGAATTGATGAACAAAGAGGATACTGATTTATCAACTACAGAATCACTGTACAGATCAATTGGAATCACACAAGATATGTTTGAAGAAGCTTATCGTTGTTTATCACGTAAGAGTAGTGTCGTTTTGAAAAGGGAACCAAATGAATGTTGGGTAAATCAATACAATCCTGCATTATTGAGAGCCTGGCAGGCTAACATGGATATACAGTATGTGACTGATGCATTTGCATGCGTAGTATACATAGTATCGTATATCTCAAAGAGTGAACGAGAAATGGGTCTTTTATTAGAACACACAAGAGCGGAGGCTGCAGATAATAATCAAAGCGCGAAACAAGCCATGAAATCATTAGGTTCAACTTATCTCCATAATCGTGAGGTGTCAGCTCAAGAAGCAGTGTATCGAGTTTGTAATCTAAAAATGAAGCAAGGATCTCGAAAAGTTCAGTTTATTCCTACAGGTGACAATATCATTAAATTAAGTAAACCACTGAGCGTATTACAATCAAAAAGCGCAGATCACGATTTGACTGATGATGATGTATGGATGACTGGCATCGTAGAACGATATCAAAATCGACCTGATGATGAGGAATTTGAACAAATGTGTTTGGCTCAATTCTGCTCTGAATATAGGATTCTCGCAAAATCTCAAGTGAACAACAGCAGCATAGCATTGAAAAATGAGAGTGGATATATCAGAAAGAGAACCAACACAGCCCCGGCAGTTGTCAGGTATgctagattttcaaaaacaaaacaacctgaaaaacattatcaaacaaGTCTACAATTATTTCTGCCATATCGTCAAGatgaacaattaaaaccaCCAGGTTTTGAAACATTCGAAGTTTTCTATGAAACAGGGCATGTATGTTTAGGTTCAGCACCATTAACGGCTGTTAAACATATTGTAGACAAACATCGCAGTTGGTTCGAAGCCGATATTGAAACATTTGACATGGCGCAAGAAATGTTGAATACAAATGATGAGTACGAGGATGCATGGGCTCAAATTGCACCGGAATGTGAACATGAAAGACATGAGGCTATTGCTGAATCACAACCTAATACCCACGATGACAATGAAAATGACCCTAATGATATACCGGATTTGCAGTATAccgcagaaaaaaaatcacctGGCAACTATgcaattgaaaattcaaatgcaGCCCTATCAAAAGACGCTGCATGGAAATTAATTCGATCATTGAACAATCAACAGAAAGaggtattctataaactgagACAGTGGTGTATTGATATTCGTAATGGTCATAACCCTAAaccatttcatatatttctaaCAGGCGGAGCAGGTACAGGAAAATCACATTTGATAAAGGCTATCAAATATGAGGCATCAAGAATTCTTGCACCAACTGCTGAAAACCCAGATGATGTAACTGTTTGTTTGACTGCTCCAACAGGTGTTGCCGCATACAATATTGGTGCGACTACAATTCATAATACGTTTGCTATTAACATTGGAGCTAAATTACCGTATGTACCTTTGAGCGATGACAAAATATCTGAATTACGTGTGAAGTTCAACAGTCTCCAAATAGTGATAATCGATGAAATATCTATGGTTGATCATAAAATGCTTGGTTATGTACACGGCAGATTGAGGCAGATAAAACAATGTCCTGATTATTCTCCATTTGGTAATGTCAGTGTTATAGCTGTCGGTGATTTCTATCAACTGCCTCCAGTCAAAGGCAAACCTCTGTATTCACCGCCTGATAATGGTGTTGATTTATGGActaatgtatttgaaattgtaGAATTACAAGAAATAATGCGCCAAAAAGGTGGTGAATTTGCAGCTATGTTGAACCGACTAAgatcaaaaaagaaagaagatATGCTATCAGATACAGACGACGCAACCTTGAAAGCAAGAGTTACAGGTGAAACCAATGCAACTGCTTTAGGTATATACTCTACGAACAATCAAGTAGACGACGTTAATACAGCCATGTTGACAGAAAACTGCACTAACATTGTTGAAATTGCAGCACATGATTTGACTAAAGATCCAAGAACTGGCAGATTgataaaaaaagttaattACCACATAAGCAATAAGAGCTTATCATCGGCAAAAAGCTTATTGTTAGCCTATAATGCAAGAGTTATGCTGACTAAGAATATCAATGTTTCAGATGGACTAGTCAATGGAGTTCTTGGCACTGTGTCGCATATATCATTTGATGATGACATGGAATGTACTACAATATATGtgatttttgatgataaaaaaatCGGTAAAGAACTACGTAATACGTCTAATGTTTCTAATGTGCCAGAAAATAGTACACCAATAGTACGAGTTGAGGAATCAGCGATGAAAAATAAAGGCGTGCGTCGACAATTCCCATTGAAATTAGCTTGGGCCTGTACAGTTCATAAAGTTCAAGGAGTTACAGCACAAAACGCAGTAGTTTcgttgaaaaagattttctcACCTGGACAGGCAGACGTAGCACTGAGTCGAGTGACATCTATTGAAGGTTTAATTCTTGAGGATTATTCACCCAAGGCAATTTTTTGCAATGAGCTCATTAAACCAAGCGTTGAAAATATGACTCCATTCATACAAACTGAAAATGATCTATGTAACGACTGTACCCTCACTATGGCTCTACATAATACTGAAGGTTTACCCGCCCACTATAATGATATTGCTAATGATGAAAGGCTTTCGGGAATAGATTATATTTGTGTCACTGAAACCTGGTTAACTGATGATCACAACAGTGTCGACATTCAGGGATATAACTTCCACCATCAGACAAGATCTATGAGTTATGATATTGATCATGAAATGGTAACACAAATTCACGGTGGTGTAGGTATTTATGCAAAATTAACATCAGATTATGACCAGATTCCGCTACAAACAAAGAATATTGAATGTATGGCCATAAAGGATCACAAATCCGGAATAGCATTTGCTGTAATATATCGTCCTCCCTCCTACAATGTAACTCCATTCAAAATAGCTCTGAGAGATGTTATTTGTGAAATACGATCACACTCTGATCAAATAGCTATTGTTGgtgatttcaatgaaaatgtattagTATCGTCGAGTGTTGCAAATATGCTCGAAACATTTGGATATGTACAATGTGTTACTATGCCAACTACAAATGCTGGAACGCTTGTAGATCATGTATATGTCACTGGTTTTGCACGACCGCACATTCATATAGTACCCACTTTCTACAGTCATCACGATATAGTTTCGCTAGGATTCCTCTAA
- the LOC141910021 gene encoding uncharacterized protein LOC141910021 → MSCNNSTRVKVIGGPEDRKKSMMIAVITMSNEVKELILTKDLACKLVVGAFRTVTNLKFTSGPVCYGTKNSKIFKTKDFEVDSDVVSGYLHAPKVSVADALRSPKRRRVSVKGKVTKVYGVTSGVSGDDVEWKRRDVLISDEETSSSIRLKLWNENYGVLGEKDEGREVVIENVIVSVFKGISSLDSTGMIHVEVWPIVLDSLCGYEDLYLNS, encoded by the exons ATGTCTTGCAACAACAGCACTAGGGTGAAAGTGATCGGAGGCCCGGAAGACCGAAAGAAGTCTATGATGATAGCTGTTATAACAATGAGTAATGAGGTCAAGGAATTGATTCTCACAAAGGATTTGGCATGTAAATTGGTTGTTGGTGCATTCAGGACTGTAACCAATTTAAAATTTACAAGTGGTCCTGTATGTTATGGGACAAAGAATTCCAAG atatttaAGACTAAAGACTTTGAAGTTGACAGCGATGTGGTGTCAGGATATCTGCATGCCCCTAAGGTGTCTGTCGCTGATGCTCTGCGTTCCCCGAAGCGACGCAGGGTTAGTGTAAAGGGCAAGGTGACAAAG GTGTATGGTGTAACATCTGGTGTCAGCGGTGACGATGTGGAATGGAAGCGTCGTGATGTGCTTATAAGTGATGAGGAGACAAGTTCTTCGATACGATTAAAATTGTGGAACGAAAATTATGGCGTTTTGGGCGAAAAAGACGAGGGTCGGGAAGtagtaattgaaaatgtcatcgTTAGTGTGTTTAAAGGGATCAGTTCGTTAGATAGTACAGGGATGATTCATGTGGAGGTATGGCCAATTGTGCTGGATAGTTTGTGTGGGTATGAggatttatatttgaattcataa